The Lolium rigidum isolate FL_2022 chromosome 2, APGP_CSIRO_Lrig_0.1, whole genome shotgun sequence genomic interval GGTAGGTGTGCTTGCCCAGAAAGCTGCAGAAGAAGCGTTCGAAGTGGAAACAATGGCTTGTCCAGATGTTATATTGCCAGGACCCTCTCTGAGACCTATGCCTTATTTGAGATCTGTTCCTTCTTTAAGATCCGAGTACCACGAGTGTGCTAATTGTCATGGCCCTGCGAAGACTAGGTGCTCCAGGTGCAAGTCTGTTAGATACTGGTAAGATTCTAACCCATTATTCTCTGGTAGTACTTAAACTTCAAATAACTGTGTAGTAGGCACAAGTAGCTGTCTGAATCTTACTATATAATAAGTTCATCCATGGAAAAGAAACTATACCTCCACTTGGCCGCCTGGGTGGGTGAGCCACCTATTTGACTTTATGATGACATATCTAAGGCCCTCTTTGGATAGTAGGAATTTCATAGGATAGTTATAGGATTCCAATCCTTACGATTTTTTTTCCTATGAATTGCTTTTGGATCAAATGAATGGTGCTACATAAATTCCTATGGATTGGGTTCCTATGCCTCAATCCCATAGGATTTTGAGCATCTATTCCAACATCTTTCTAAGACACATTCGCCTAGGATCGATGCACGTTTCGTGTGTTTTTCCGGCATTCCATCAATAGAATTATTCCCACACTTTTTCTGTGTTTTACAATCTTCTGTTTTGCACCAGCAAACCTGCCAGATTCCTCTGTTTTTTCTATTCTGTGTTTTTAAGTCCTGTGATCCAAAGAGGCCCAATGTAGCTAAGCTTTGTAGGATTAAGTACCCTGTAGCTACATGCAGTTCAGCACCTGATTAGAGCGAGCAACACATCTAATAACTGCAGCCTTTCTACAATGCCAAATTTGCAACTGATTTATCCCTGCACCTTAGATTTCTGTTTAATATGTGCTCTCTCTTGGTCGTGTGATAATTAATTTACCTTATATTGCTCTGTTGTTGTGGCTACTTTCTAATGCTAATTTGAATGTTCACAGCTCCGGAAAGTGTCAAATAATACACTGGAGGCAAGGGCATAAGCAAACATGCCAGCAATGGAATGTTAATGGTGGCAGCAGTTCTGGTGGGCTACCTACTACGGAAAGTTCTGAACAGATGCCATTCTTGACTAACCTGAATTCACCTCTTCCAGGGGGTGATGTCCACCTGCATGACATGAATTTTGACACAGTATCAGAACCATCTTTTGGGACAACTGATAGCTATAATTTTGACCCTGATCTGTTCCCAACGGATAGAACCAACATCAATAAATCAAACCAGAATCTTCATTCAACTGAAAATggtgcttctgttgtatcttgTGAGAAGAGCAATTATAGTGTTGATGAAAAAACCAACTCTTCTGAGATTTTATCAGCAAACAAGGTAGCATGTTGTACTAAATCAGACACTTAATATGGATTGTAGGAGTAATTCAATCTTTATACTCCAAATTTGTTTTATTCAATCCTTTACCTTGTGCTTTCAGGTTTCAAACAACAGTTTTAGTTGTTCAGATGAAAAGGATGGCAACTGTGATTTGACTTATCCTCTCAATGGCTCGACACAACAACCTAATAGTTGTGCTCCTGAGACAAGAAAACGGCCAAAAGCAAGCATCACGGTTTATGAACCAGACATGGGTGTCTATTTAACTTCTGATATGATCAGTTCTTGTGAGGGGCAATATGCTTCAACAACAGGGTCACTACAGAGGAGCAGTTCATGTGGAAAATCTACTGGAAAAGGAAATATTATCCATAAGAAGCCTCCATATCCACCAGGTAAGGTGGCTTCATCACAAAAACCACAGGAGGTGTCAACATCATATCAATACGATGGCCATGACAAGAATCCTTGCAGCAAAATTGAGCAAAGTAAAATTTTCTTCTCTGATGATGTgtgcttcctttttcttttatttcactCTTTTATCTCACATATGCATTCTATTGTGCAGGATCAGCAAAAGCAAGTGTTTCAACAAGCAACAATTTACAAGCATGTGCTGGAATCTCAAAACTAGGAGCATCCAAGGTTGAGGTCTTGAAGAAGCCCTCCAAATTTCTAAAAACAAGCCTGGTGGGTTTAATCAATGACAATAAGAGGAGTAAGGTTCGGAATCGGACAATTGGTCATGACATTTTCTTCTTTTAATTACCTAGCTGTTTCCATATGTAACTACTTTGTTGTAAATTGTAATTTCAGGTATTGTTTCGCTATGAGGATCTTGTTAAGTTCTTTCAGTACGAAGTACGGGGCATTTCTCCTAGAGGTCTTTTCAACTGTGGGAACAGGTATAACATTGTCTATATTCAACTGTTGTGCTGCCTTAATGTGTTTGTTATTATATGCACTTCTTTAATATGAACAGCATGCAGTATGTCtggaaataaaaaaaatgtaGGAATCTTACGAGGAGGGATGGGACGGAATTTTGATTAGGAGGTGATTTAGAAGTATTAAGCACAACTTCGATTGTTAGACTTTCATCAGCAAATTTCAAAATGAAGTGATGCAAAATAGAATCAAATGGTACTGCATATGCAACTAGTTAGAATGAGGATTATCCTAGTGTACCAAAAATGGTAGCGAAATAATTAGTTTAAACAAGTTGTACTTTATTTACTTGGTTAAATGTAGCTCGTCATGGATTATATCTGATGACAGTTATTCCTGTTTTGCAGCTGCTATGCTAATGCTGTTTTACAGTGCCTTATGTGCACAAAACCCCTGATGATCCACCTGCTTCTGAGATTGCATTCTAAAGACTGTAATACTAAACCCCTAACATTTTGCCTTCTGTACTGTTGTCTACTTTTGTCTGCCTCACTTTGTTATTTTCTTTTAGGTTGCTCAAAGAACTGGTGTCTTATGTGTGAACTTGAGCAATATGCTTCAACTCTACGTGAAAGCGGCGGACCTGTGTCTCCTAGTAGAATCCTTTCAAATCTTAGGAGTATTGGATGTCGCTTGGGTGGTGGAAGTCAGGAAGATGCTCATGAATTTTTAAGGTGTTTTAACTTACATGTTATATTTAGTTCCTCTctcattttaaaaaaaatgtgGTTCTTTGCTTTTTCTTGTCATTGTTTAGTTGGTTTAACCAAAATTTCTGTTTTACTGTTTTGCTTTTTAACAAATTTGGTTAGTTAGGACAGTAGTCGAAATTTGTTCTGAATTTCGTGAGCTGACTATCTGGTTTGACTGGTAATTTTATAGCAAGACTATCAGTCCGACAAGTACTATCTTGTAGAATTCCTGAAACAACTAGCCTGCTAAATTTCTCTTGAAAACAGTAGCCTAAAATAAAATACTCTGAACTGGAACTATGTCGATAATTGCTCTGTTCCTGCTGTCGTTGTTGTGCCTCTCATGCTTGTGAATTACCGTCAGTGTTCGGGGTGTTGTTATGGTGGTGTTCGAGGGCATTGAATTGCCAGCCAGCTGGTGTTGAGTACCATGATGCCATGTTGAAGTGCTGCGTTGCGTCAGCGGCTTAGAGTCCTGAGGAGCTCAGGAGCAGCCTCCGGGAACTTTAGGTTGGGGGTATCGGGACACATGCGCTACACACAGAGGCAGATTGCCAGGGTAAGGGACGAGGTTGGGGTAATGGGCACGACTGCAGATGGAATAATGGTGTTGGGCCAGGCGCCTACCCTTACTCGATGCATTCTAGTTTATGTTCTATGCCAATATTTACCGAAGTTATTTTGGTAAGTCAATAATTGAAACCAATTTAACAACCGAAAACCATACAATTGGCTAGTTGGTTTAAGTGGTTTTTGCATTGTCTTTGGTTTTGGTTTCTATGCCCACTCCAAGTTCTGCTGACAAGGTAGTTTTACTGCAGTTTGGAAACCCAGTAGAATCTTTTACTCTATTCTTAAAAAGGAAGGGGGAAAAGAAAATTGTTATTCAAGTGATATAAACTTGACAGCCCTTACTATCCCTTTTATGTtgatcatatgttcacattttgttCATAATGTGCTTGATTTTCAACACAGGCATCTTGTGATGTCTATGCAAGCAGCATGCTTGGATGGACTGGGTGGTGAGAAACAAGTAGAACCAAGCTTGCAGGAAACTACACTGATACAACAGATGTTTGGCGGGCGCCTTAAATCTAAGGTAACGTTATAAGTTTCCGGGAATTACATATTTTGAAGAATGATGCTAATTTACTTCATCTCGTGCTTAAGTTATTACCATGTATATCATCAAAAATATTTTTTCTATATGTAAACGATGCAATTTTTCTCTTAGTTTCCTTTTTGCCTTGTGCCAACTTCTCGCTAGTTTGTCATGCACTGTTTGTCTGTCATATACTAACTGattcagtaaataaaataaaggttAAGTGCCTCAGATGCCACCATGAATCTGAAAGATATGAGAATATAATGGATCTTACTTTGGAGATTCATGGTTGGGTGGAGTCCTTACAAGATGCTTTGACGCAATTCACTTCTCCTGAAGATTTAGATGGGGAGAATATGTATAAATGTGGAAGGTACTGTGACAACGAACACATTTGCTATCACTTTTTATCAGACCACAGCATATTGAAGCCTCTTAATTTTATTGCAGGTGTTGTGCTTATGTCAAAGCAAGAAAACAACTAAGTGTACATGAGGTGCCAAACATATTAACGGTAGTTTTGAAAAGATTCCAGGTATTTTTGGTTTCGTCACTCCATCCAATACTGATCTGCTCCTACTATCTTTTTTTGTATTATCTATAATATGTAGCTATATCTCTGGAAGCATATATTCATACTTGTATGTAGCTGTCATGAGGCATGCATGTCagtatgtttttctttttttgtagaaATGACTGATTTATGGTAGTAATTCAAGATACTGTGTTTTGCTCATTCAAATTGCAACCAAACCCAATTCAAGACTAACCAAAACACATCTTGTACAAGTTTCCTTTGGGCAGAAATATTGATTGATTGGTTATTAATCATTATCAACCACTCTGAAATCACACAGGTGCCTGTATTTTTTTTCCAATGAAGGAGCTGATATAATTTTTTTCTGTGCTTCAGACAGGAAAGTATGGCAAGATTAATAAATGTGTCACTTTTCCCGATATGTTGGACATGGTTCCTTTTGTGACTGGCTCTGGCGATCACCCTCCTCTTTACTTCTTATACGCTGTGGTCGTACATGTGGATACAGAAAATGCATCATTCTCCGGTCATTATATATCATATGTCAAAGATATGCAGGGAACATGGTTGAGAATAGATGACTCGGAGGTACTAATAAATTTTCTTGGAAGTAGATTAAGGACCTCTGTACCTGTTGCTTCTTGAAGTTATTCTAGACTAGGGGAATCACATGGGTATACATTTGTTATAAACACAATCACGATATTAGATGCGCAGCAGCTCATAGTATACTCTTGAAATACACTTATGGTGTAGCCTTTACTATTTAGTGCTT includes:
- the LOC124692234 gene encoding ubiquitin carboxyl-terminal hydrolase 15-like isoform X2, which translates into the protein MLQPREADVPVLFVVFIVLPVIAYFLLGRWHDAASKKARVGVLAQKAAEEAFEVETMACPDVILPGPSLRPMPYLRSVPSLRSEYHECANCHGPAKTRCSRCKSVRYCSGKCQIIHWRQGHKQTCQQWNVNGGSSSGGLPTTESSEQMPFLTNLNSPLPGGDVHLHDMNFDTVSEPSFGTTDSYNFDPDLFPTDRTNINKSNQNLHSTENGASVVSCEKSNYSVDEKTNSSEILSANKVSNNSFSCSDEKDGNCDLTYPLNGSTQQPNSCAPETRKRPKASITVYEPDMGVYLTSDMISSCEGQYASTTGSLQRSSSCGKSTGKGNIIHKKPPYPPGKVASSQKPQEVSTSYQYDGHDKNPCSKRSAKASVSTSNNLQACAGISKLGASKVEVLKKPSKFLKTSLVGLINDNKRSKVLFRYEDLVKFFQYEVRGISPRGLFNCGNSCYANAVLQCLMCTKPLMIHLLLRLHSKDCNTKPLTFCLLYCCLLLSASLCYFLLGCSKNWCLMCELEQYASTLRESGGPVSPSRILSNLRSIGCRLGGGSQEDAHEFLRHLVMSMQAACLDGLGGEKQVEPSLQETTLIQQMFGGRLKSKVKCLRCHHESERYENIMDLTLEIHGWVESLQDALTQFTSPEDLDGENMYKCGRCCAYVKARKQLSVHEVPNILTVVLKRFQTGKYGKINKCVTFPDMLDMVPFVTGSGDHPPLYFLYAVVVHVDTENASFSGHYISYVKDMQGTWLRIDDSEVKAVSLNQVMSEGAYMLFYLRSFPRPPRIYVEKGLLPVPSSSKRHSSKSSKGSKQEQKQTESLLASDDQIRGIYDFRPDEEGYRQDQHAELRSRNLFHMDDAFTDSVSTDFSDATSSEWSLFTSSDESSFTTESTRDSFSVVDYGDNAGLDPITSIFGPYYAPDQSSGNFASCTRFSPSNPQTRYFSESTGFVSDSSLPTHPHGNVHRGRYPDRACATSAEPLASANQRSVYGRYGHSRDGFVQTSGFCHM
- the LOC124692234 gene encoding ubiquitin carboxyl-terminal hydrolase 15-like isoform X1 encodes the protein MLQPREADVPVLFVVFIVLPVIAYFLLGRWHDAASKKARVGVLAQKAAEEAFEVETMACPDVILPGPSLRPMPYLRSVPSLRSEYHECANCHGPAKTRCSRCKSVRYCSGKCQIIHWRQGHKQTCQQWNVNGGSSSGGLPTTESSEQMPFLTNLNSPLPGGDVHLHDMNFDTVSEPSFGTTDSYNFDPDLFPTDRTNINKSNQNLHSTENGASVVSCEKSNYSVDEKTNSSEILSANKVSNNSFSCSDEKDGNCDLTYPLNGSTQQPNSCAPETRKRPKASITVYEPDMGVYLTSDMISSCEGQYASTTGSLQRSSSCGKSTGKGNIIHKKPPYPPGKVASSQKPQEVSTSYQYDGHDKNPCSKIEQRSAKASVSTSNNLQACAGISKLGASKVEVLKKPSKFLKTSLVGLINDNKRSKVLFRYEDLVKFFQYEVRGISPRGLFNCGNSCYANAVLQCLMCTKPLMIHLLLRLHSKDCNTKPLTFCLLYCCLLLSASLCYFLLGCSKNWCLMCELEQYASTLRESGGPVSPSRILSNLRSIGCRLGGGSQEDAHEFLRHLVMSMQAACLDGLGGEKQVEPSLQETTLIQQMFGGRLKSKVKCLRCHHESERYENIMDLTLEIHGWVESLQDALTQFTSPEDLDGENMYKCGRCCAYVKARKQLSVHEVPNILTVVLKRFQTGKYGKINKCVTFPDMLDMVPFVTGSGDHPPLYFLYAVVVHVDTENASFSGHYISYVKDMQGTWLRIDDSEVKAVSLNQVMSEGAYMLFYLRSFPRPPRIYVEKGLLPVPSSSKRHSSKSSKGSKQEQKQTESLLASDDQIRGIYDFRPDEEGYRQDQHAELRSRNLFHMDDAFTDSVSTDFSDATSSEWSLFTSSDESSFTTESTRDSFSVVDYGDNAGLDPITSIFGPYYAPDQSSGNFASCTRFSPSNPQTRYFSESTGFVSDSSLPTHPHGNVHRGRYPDRACATSAEPLASANQRSVYGRYGHSRDGFVQTSGFCHM
- the LOC124692234 gene encoding ubiquitin carboxyl-terminal hydrolase 15-like isoform X3; this encodes MLQPREADVPVLFVVFIVLPVIAYFLLGRWHDAASKKARVGVLAQKAAEEAFEVETMACPDVILPGPSLRPMPYLRSVPSLRSEYHECANCHGPAKTRCSRCKSVRYCSGKCQIIHWRQGHKQTCQQWNVNGGSSSGGLPTTESSEQMPFLTNLNSPLPGGDVHLHDMNFDTVSEPSFGTTDSYNFDPDLFPTDRTNINKSNQNLHSTENGASVVSCEKSNYSVDEKTNSSEILSANKVSNNSFSCSDEKDGNCDLTYPLNGSTQQPNSCAPETRKRPKASITVYEPDMGVYLTSDMISSCEGQYASTTGSLQRSSSCGKSTGKGNIIHKKPPYPPGKVASSQKPQEVSTSYQYDGHDKNPCSKIEQRSAKASVSTSNNLQACAGISKLGASKVEVLKKPSKFLKTSLVGLINDNKRSKVLFRYEDLVKFFQYEVRGISPRGLFNCGNSCYANAVLQCLMCTKPLMIHLLLRLHSKDCCSKNWCLMCELEQYASTLRESGGPVSPSRILSNLRSIGCRLGGGSQEDAHEFLRHLVMSMQAACLDGLGGEKQVEPSLQETTLIQQMFGGRLKSKVKCLRCHHESERYENIMDLTLEIHGWVESLQDALTQFTSPEDLDGENMYKCGRCCAYVKARKQLSVHEVPNILTVVLKRFQTGKYGKINKCVTFPDMLDMVPFVTGSGDHPPLYFLYAVVVHVDTENASFSGHYISYVKDMQGTWLRIDDSEVKAVSLNQVMSEGAYMLFYLRSFPRPPRIYVEKGLLPVPSSSKRHSSKSSKGSKQEQKQTESLLASDDQIRGIYDFRPDEEGYRQDQHAELRSRNLFHMDDAFTDSVSTDFSDATSSEWSLFTSSDESSFTTESTRDSFSVVDYGDNAGLDPITSIFGPYYAPDQSSGNFASCTRFSPSNPQTRYFSESTGFVSDSSLPTHPHGNVHRGRYPDRACATSAEPLASANQRSVYGRYGHSRDGFVQTSGFCHM